The genomic window TGCCCTCAGACCCCGGACTCCATCCCCCATTTGTCAAGATCATGGTAGGGCAGGCCAGGTATAATACGTAGCTTTTCCTCCTTTTTCGTCTATATATTTGCAGGGCCAAATAGGCATGGCCTTTGGTAGGGGACGGAAGTCAGCAGCTGGCAGCCCGCAACACATATTTGGCCcattgcttacacacacacacacacacacacacaggcataggAATTATAGTCCTGCAACATATGGAGGCCCACAGATTAGCCACGCCTGCAGTCTGAGGACCCTGTGGTGCACATTTCTTACATATGCCACTTCTTTTGCCTTTATGGCAATGCTCTAGTCATTGCACCTACTTGAAAAGAGCCTTTTTACACAAGCAAGGGGTCAGATCTGTGTTTGAATGCTGAACAAAACAATAGCTTTTGCCTGTGTAAACGCCACCAAGAATTTCTGAGCTGGAGCAAAATTTGTGCTTGCTCTTCCTAGATAGATTTGGGAGGGCGGGATGTCGGGGATGCAATCTTGTTTTGTCCTAGTTCCTAACATCTCTGGTGGTGCTTTGGTGGGTGCATGAGTGGTGGTGCGCACGCTTGCGTACAAAGCATGCGCAAGGCAAAAGAACCCACCTTGGCGCTTTTGTACCTACTGGGGAAGTGTGGATTTAGCAAAGTTGTGGCTGAGAGGTGTTCCAAAACTACTGCCACAGGGTGCACGTTTTGAATACGATTGTGTGCATCCTTTGGCAACTCAAACACTAATGCATTTCTTGTGGCACTtcctttttgctgcaaaaatgagTGGACTGGTCCACTGCAATGCATGGGGTTGTCTTTGAAGACCTCTTGTGGCCCCTAGAAGTCTGCCCAGAAAGAAAATGCAGCTCTCAGGCTGTAAAGTTTCCCCTATAGCTGTTCCAGTGCTAGTAATAGCCCAACAATACTCCTCCACAACCCTTTCTGTTTCTTTATTTGGGTGGTTTACTGTGATGGAAATATAACAACTGAGCATTTGTAGCCCTCTAATGTTACCCTCAAATTTGCCACCAGAGACACCCTGCTCTCCATAGTGGACAGGGTGCAGTCGTGCCAAGTTAAGTTTTATCTACTGAAAGCCACTAGCATTTAtgaattttcatttttgaaactctttttctgcctccATTTCTGAGGAACTCAAGCCAGAGGGAAGTTTGGAGCTGATGTGCTATTACAATGTATTGGTGACTAACTTGTGTTAATTCTTTGGTATGCTGAGGCAAACAGAACAGCCttaggtttttaaagcagaggttttcaacctttttgggtccacagctcccttgaccaatgacattctttctgcggcacccctgtggggctcaggagcccagatggcaccccttgcctgcagagctggcagcctctcaccccttttcaGACACTCTcgcttgtggagtgttccctcagcctcctctcctctctccttgggagtcctccgggcagccacAGCTGACACCTCTGGTCTCCGAActgccccccacctgccccaaagagaggtgcctcatCACACTGCcctacaggggcctgggaagcaccccctggccagccccagagacacCATTTGCCTgaagagcttgtagccagggctgctgctgcaacaaacagttgtgcaagcctttgagaggcagaggcacaagagggcatcagaggaaggaaagagggacaaaggccagtgttgcccatggcacccctgaccctcattcaaggcaccccaaggtgccatggcacactggttgaaaaccacaggTTTAAGGATATTTAGCCCCTTCAGAGAATAGGTAAATGATATTCCTGTTTTCATTGTTTAAAAGGACTCATAGTTAAAGCTGACCACAGTTTGCTGGTTTGATCaacacactaaactgtggttaatggaAACCAGAAGCAAAAGCTTCTAAACGCCTCTTCCACAGCcacactggaggaggaggaggaggctaagGAGAGAGTGAGAGCCCAAGCCTTGCTGCGGCTTATTCTCATCATGCCAAATTATGGTTAAGTACTTCGTCTGAACACTGGAGTCGGCAAGCTAAAAGCGGCAAAATCAAGCCTTCAAATCAATAATGCCTCTGTTGCTTGTACTATATGCATTCCCAGGAAATGTGCTACTTGTGCATGCAGCGTGCTCAGAGGAGTATCCCTTTGTACTTGGgtgaagagaagaggaagaaagagaaggaagaagacagGATATTGGCACAGTATCAGGCCCTAAAGGATCACGAAGCCTTTCAGAGGCAGCTGGTAAGGCGGcacaagaataaaaacaacacccttttcttcttcttctaattagAAAAAAAAAGGGCAGATCTTTTgaacaagaaaggggaggcttgTTCTACTGAGGATGGATTCACACATGCAGAAATGCCTGTATTAAGCGGAAATTGGGCATGAAAATGCAAAAATTAGTGGCAGTAGCATacgaaaatgcattgtattagggggaatggcttgcagaaatgtgcatatttgtCAAAACTGCAAGCACACCTGTTTGCTGTAGGAGAAGACCCTTCTAAGAtgccgatgaattttcatgaaaattAAAAGTTGCCAgttgttgtggaaatgtggagaaatgaatttgacattgggaaaatgagaaactggcatATTTGTTTGTTCCTGGTCTCTGAATAAGGCAGCATCTTATGTTCACTGCTACCGGTGTGTAGAGGTTGCTTGTTCGAGAACATCTCCTGGGTTAAAGTCTACATGCAGGTGCAAAGCTAATATATCTAGGGGAAGAATTAGACTGAGAGAGTAAGAGAAAGTGTTGGGTGCGTTGCCTTTCTAGAGAACGAAacttttttgccattttttttgtaagttgctttgggttgccttggggatgaaaaagcaactaacaaacttaacaaataaaaataacaatgaataaataaataatcccccTGCTCTGCCACCGTTCAAATGCATCTATAAGGATTCTGAGAGGGAGAGATTGCATTGCACATCTAAGGCAAAGCATTATTGTAAGCTGTCGGTTTCTCAGCCCCTTTTATTCTGCCCTGCCCTTTTCACTTTGAATGCACCTCCGGCAAATCTCCTCCACCACAGATGCGAGCGATGACAAATCGAGAAGAGAACCAGAGAATTGCGGCTTTTAACCTCGGGGTTGCCGAAGCCACCAGGAACCACAAGAATGATAAAGCTTTGGACAGCTACGTGAGTTCAGGCCCTCTATGATAGTCTAGCTGCCCTGGCATCTCTGGTCAAAGTGGGAGGTGCTCTGAAATAGCTCAGTACTTATTTTCTCCGAATTCCAGGGCAATACCAGGGCAGGGTGCAATAATATAAATGAAAACAATCCATGAATACAttcgtaatacagtggtaccttggttctcaaacttaatccctttccggaagtctgttccaaaatcaAAGCGTTCCAAAGCCAAGGtgcgttttcccatagaaagtcatgcaaaacagattaatccattctagactattgaaaacaacaacaagaagaagagtttggatttgatatcccgctttatcactaccctaaggaatctcaaagcagccaacattctcctttcccttcctcccccacaacaaacactctgtgaggtgagtggggctgagagacttcaaagaagtgtgattggcccaaggtcacccagcagctgcatgtggaggagcagggaagcgaacccggttccccagattacgagtccaccgctcttaaccactacaccacactggctccctgacccctaaaacagcaatttaacatgaattttactaacgagaccattgatccataaaatgaaagcaataatcaatgtactgtactataaaataaataagacagtattgtagatgattaaaaaaaaaatcttacctgcactgatgatagtcattgtttggatggggggcttttatccattttcacagccacacaatcaatcatgcaatcaatcaatcaatcaatcaatcagtcagtcagtcagtcagtcagtggctgaactgggttccacacagtcacaaaaacaaattaaccaaaaaagccttaaaaacaaaaacgcaacaaatagcaaaaacaaaagcgccaaacttaatccattctggaagtccatttgacttctgaaatgttcaaaaaccaagacgcagcttctgattggtgcgggtgccccagaaacaatagccaacagctgaattggatgttcggcttccaaaaaacgtttgaaaactggaacgcctacttccaggtttttggcgtttgagaaccaaggcatttgagaaccaaggtatcactgtagtgtTCAGAATATGACCAATCCCTCAACCTTAGCAACAGCAGATACTCCCTCCCCCACACCAGGACTGTACTCTGGGATTACCACTAATgtcattgatttatttattacatcaatagcccagctttcctccaaggagctctaggTGGCACACTTGGTCCATGCTttcttcacaacaactctgtgaggtaggcaaggCCAAAAGATGGTGACTGTTCCAAAGCCACCCAGTGGCACATCATGGCGcacgggggatttgaaccctagtctcccaggtcctggtttaACCTCTAACTGCTATACTGCACTGGTTCTCATCTCTTTGGGGGTTTTCAACAGGTGCAATTTTGTCATGGGGAAGGGACATTTCAGGCCGTGGCTAGAGcgtatgctttgcatgcagaagggcctgggttcagtccccagcatctccagcaggactagagagcagctgccagtccgtGTTGGCAATGCTTAGCTACAAGGACCTGATGGCCTggctcagtctaaggcagcttcccgtGTTTCTGTGATGGTTGGGAATTCCTTCAATGCACAAGATTGGATGAGGTCTTCTCAACCGATGGGTGCCTCTCTCCTGAACAGAAATCATACATCTTTGAGAAGAGGCCAACCAGTGCCACCATTCAGCAAAAGCAAGAGGTGTATGCACAACAGCTGGGGAAGCAAGTGGACGACAAGATGGCCAGAGAGTTGAAGCTGAGGCAGGATCAGGACCTCATTGACCGTCTGGAGCAAGTGCAGCTGGCAGAAGAGTAAGTCTTCTGGGACGAGTTGTCCCTGTAGGCCAgggtctcccaaacttgggtctccagggactcagctgttgttgttgtttagtcatttagtcgtgtccgactcttcgtgaccccatggaccagagcacgccaggcactccagtcttccactgccttcctcagtttgatcaaactcatgctggtagcttggagaacactctccaaccatcttgtcctctgtcgtccccttctccttgtgccctcaatctttcccaacatcagggtcttttccagggagtcttctcttctcatgaggtggccaaagtattggagcctcagcttcaggatctgtccttccagtgagcactcggggctgatttccttaagaatggataggtttgatattcttgcagtccatgggactctcaagagtctcctccagctccataattcaaaagcatcaattcttcggcgatcagacttctttatggtccagctctcacttccatacatcactactgggaaaaccatagctttaactatacggacctttgtcgggaagctacacagctgcaaatgaaacgttTCAAATgcattgtaaagtgcaatatacaaatgtaacagtgagctatgcaaaattcaatgtgtttttcaattttatttttttaaaaagcattttcacagtgtttttttatatgtgtgtagattccacccagctgtttttggactgcagttcccatcatccctgaccgctggtcctgctagctggtgatgatggaggttgtagtccaaaaacagccggagacccaagaAAACACTGCTGTAGATGTTCCTTTCTCAAGGTGTTTTCCACTGCGAGGTGTGAAGCAGCctgccccaacctggtgccctccatatgtcagtggactacaatacccatcatacCTGAGCATTGACCTGAGCAGTAacaggctgctgggagttgtagtccgaaacctCTGGAAGGCACTAAGTTGGTGAACTGCAGGTGACATCAGATATTTTCATATCTGCTTTATGGGCTGCTTTAAGAGCTGCAGGGAGATATCGGGTATTTTCACATTTTACCAAAAAAGGGCCAAAAGAATTGACTACCTAAATAGGAATAGAAACAAAATTGTTTAAACATAATGTGCTGGCTAAAATAGAGATGTATAATCAAGTCAGTCAGAACTCTCACTGGCTTTCCAGGGCAAGATCActatttatttcctttccttcctttccaaaaTTGCTGTTGGGTATAGTTTCTACTTTGCCAGACAAGCATAATTAGGGCACTTTTTCATGTTTTAAAAGCTAATGGGCATATATTTAAACTAAAGATTTTATTGAACGAAGAAGAGAAGACTGACGATGTCTCAGGTGTCAGGAGTGGGATAATATTCAACTGCCTATTTGTCAGAACAGCACCTCTGTACACTTCAGGTTAACAGAGAGCCTTAGGGCTCTGGACCCTGAACAAgtatgatatttttatttttaaaaaataaataaattgaaaattgTCAACCCTGTTGTAAAGTGGCCTGAAAAAATTCCTACATTGCCAACCACTGGGCAGGAGTAAATCCTGTAGAGTAATctggaactgtgtgtgaaaaaataatagaaataacaatacaatgagtctaatcggaagtcaaatgtgtttattttcttctttcttttcttttttcttttcctctctttcctctcttcttttttcactttcttcttttggtctttttatttctgatttgttaagaaagagataaagagatatAAGTTAAATATGAAAATTTGACTAACTTAAAGTGATGTTTTGTAATTTGTCAACTATTGTCAAAAATGGTCAATCGTAATGAACTGATGTattattgtggattttttttgttattgttgaatctcaaataaaagttattttaaacttaaaaaaagaggagtaaatcctactgaaatTTGGTTGGCTGAATGCTACACATGCCCCTCTTTATCTTTCTAGGTTAGCTGCCCAAAGAACAAAATACCTGAAGGACAAAATGGAAGAAACAAAGTGTTATAAGAGAGCACTGGACACGCAGGTAAAAATGAGAGATGCCAGTTAACAGTGCAACCCTCCAGGTGTGTTTATTCAGAAGGGAATCTTGTTAAGTTCTGTGGGGCTTCCTCCAAGATAAGTGGATATGGTGCTGCAGCCTCACTGAATGAACCGaaaccctattattattattattattattattattactaccaatcagactgctgcattctggatcctattgttctaggaccaatcagactgctgcactttggatcctattcaacttcagtacataacactaaacATCCTGCACtctctcaaccgttcctcataaggcttggtttgccTTATCCACACGTTCTGTCTTCACACATGGTATAGATCATGGTGTACGTGGCTCCGTAGTTCCCCTAGACCTGTTTCCGCTTCCTTACGAAAGAAGCAGGCGTAGGAGGGAAGAGTAAGGCTCATTTTTCGCCCTCTCGAATTTGGACCCAGATAAAGATGAGGCCAGCTCCGTTGCCGCAGTGCGAGCCTGATTCGGCCGGGGTGATCTTTGGGAAGAACGACATGAATAACGAAAGAATGGGCGAAGGAAGGAAGCGCTGCCAGGAATACTCCAAATGCCAGCTGCAGGCGGCTGCGGAACGCAAGCGGGCAGACATCCTCAGAGAGCTGATCGATCAGCGGAGAGCAGCAGTGATGCTTCAGAGAGCGAAGGAACAGTAAGAACAGAAAATGGTTGTGCTACGGTTTTTCCGGTAGATATGCAGACCCGGGGCAGTCTTACTGTTGTAATGATTATCCAGAGCATTTTTATCCTtcccaaaaaggctcccaggaaTCAGTAATAAGAAAGTTTCTGCCCTCGGGCTTACAgtctaaaagacacaacacaaaaggcaaAGGGGTTGGGAAGAAATAATGCAAACTCAggcattaccatattttttgctctataagactcacttttcccctcctaaaaagtaaggggaaatgtgtgtgcgtcttatggactgaatgcaggctgcacagctatcccagaagccagaacagcaagagggattgctgctttcactgcgcagcgatccctcttgctgttctggcttctgagattcagaattattttttcttgttttcttcctccaaaaactaggtgcgtcttgtggtctggtgcatcttatagagcgaaaaatacggtgtttttTAGCTGCAAAATTCTTGTAATTAGGCAGTGGGAGGGTGACTCATTCAGGCAGCAGATGTCTGGGTTTCCGGAAAGGTCAACAAGttgcttaaatatatatatatatatatatatatatatatatatatatatatatatatatatatatatatattatcatcatcatttttgcTCCCCAATTAATGTTCTTGTGGAATTTTCTGCACGGGGTGCCGCAATAGCTTGGCTAGCCTTAGGTATCATGTACTTTGcttggggatgggggaggaatccTGCAAACTCAGATTCCTAATTGTACTTGCCTTATTTGATTTGGGTGGACTGGATCAGGTCTCGAGATCACTGCCAAATCTACATTCCTTTACAATGCCGCCCAGTCTTGCTCCTTCCAGTCTTGCTCCTCAGCTTAATCTTCctgaggatgatggaagttgcagtccaacaatatcgaGGGACCCATAGCTGAAGAACGATGGTCTAGGTCTggataatattgagctagatggaccaatgagctgacttggtgtaaggcaagtTTCCTTCAtggtgccagatttacgtataagctaaacaagctatagcttaggccctctcttggggcccccaaattttaaaacaaaacaaaactggatgggacacaggtggcgctgtgggttaaaccactttgctgcttgggcttgccgatcgaaagcttggcggttcgaatccctgcaacggggtgagctcccgttgttcggtcccagctcctgccaacctagcagttgaaaagcacacagtgcaagtagataaataggtaccgctctggcgggaaggtaaacggcgtttccgtgcgctgccctggtttgccagaagcggcttagttatgctggccacatgacccagaaaaactgtctgcggaagcggacaaacggcGGCACCCTCAgccctgtaaagcgagatgagcgccgcaaccccagagtcattcgcggctggacttaattgtcaggggtccctttacctttaccaatatatagggtgcctacattttgcatggactggttgcacggcaacatgtgcaaatggctttagatacctattaggtccataaagtaaaggtaaaggtaaagggacccctgaccattaggtacagtcgtgaccgactctggggttgcagtgctcgctttattggcgtacagcttctggctcatgtggccagcatgactaagcc from Podarcis raffonei isolate rPodRaf1 chromosome 4, rPodRaf1.pri, whole genome shotgun sequence includes these protein-coding regions:
- the CCDC81 gene encoding coiled-coil domain-containing protein 81 isoform X2, with amino-acid sequence MLDTIHATILEGGRNVFLTLPKLTTEDILGIWGTVSEFVEKQLSMNKRPGTGDSVLSAKETTLPHSCTGNVVLFPSHRRVEMRTIPEEGEKTRMEKEQAEKENSKKENLSPKRLLSRQLISPAKVSGICLTEEYEKNLKPKLPPQRQGPTTTPAPEAPKTEQEASPAKIPALRPRTPSPICQDHGRAGQEMCYLCMQRAQRSIPLYLGEEKRKKEKEEDRILAQYQALKDHEAFQRQLMRAMTNREENQRIAAFNLGVAEATRNHKNDKALDSYKSYIFEKRPTSATIQQKQEVYAQQLGKQVDDKMARELKLRQDQDLIDRLEQVQLAEELAAQRTKYLKDKMEETKCYKRALDTQIKMRPAPLPQCEPDSAGVIFGKNDMNNERMGEGRKRCQEYSKCQLQAAAERKRADILRELIDQRRAAVMLQRAKEQLMAEKGERLEKIFQMNLAVQEDWKKSAGMKRQRDYEEQIFRRAGDKLLLLDQCARYRRCYQCKRRMSNCGEANVLVDSKYIPGSRLVV